From Vigna unguiculata cultivar IT97K-499-35 chromosome 5, ASM411807v1, whole genome shotgun sequence, the proteins below share one genomic window:
- the LOC114184479 gene encoding uncharacterized protein LOC114184479, with translation MSVIQKHIHSLQELNPEKESWNILARVVRLWFVEDYTKGKTPFSVEIVLQDQEGVLIHASVRVTLIYKFQSEIKEDKVYTIQSFSVSCNGGSYRTTKHAYKINFQFGTKVNMVQNVIGMFTGVGTERELEKASKKTKMNVILIEDDGLQLECTLFGQYVDMLNAFLASGEDQHVVIALHYCKVKTFQDKVSIQNCMNYTKIIFNYDGEDATKLKKIVSLEDDFIKLHPRSSIEGLKDFKQESTFVVKATIKHVLDHDDWWYTACICNKVVYLDSKMFFCEKCNKHVIKVTPRYKLKLCVIDATDSTTFVVLDRDASAMLKKSCFGILDLQDKVKFLI, from the exons ATGTCTGTTATCCAAAAACACATTCACTCTTTACAAGAACTCAACCCTGAGAAGGAGAGTTGGAATATCCTTGCAAGAGTTGTAAGGTTATGGTTTGTTGAAGATTACACAAAAGGAAAAACTCCATTTTCCGTGGAAATTGTTCTTCAAGACCAAGAG GGTGTACTAATCCATGCATCTGTTAGAGTCACATTGATATACAAATTCCAGTCTGAAATCAAAGAGGATAAGGTTTACACCATCCAATCTTTTAGTGTTTCATGTAATGGTGGTTCTTATAGAACCACAAAACACGCCTATAAGATCAACTTCCAATTTGGAACCAAGGTCAATATGGTGCAAA ATGTCATTGGGATGTTTACTGGTGTTGGAACAGAGAGGGAGCTAGAGAAAGCTAgtaagaaaaccaaaatgaatGTCATCCTTATTGAAGATGATGG TTTGCAACTGGAGTGTACTTTATTTGGTCAATATGTTGATATGTTAAATGCATTTCTAGCCTCTGGAGAGGATCAACATGTTGTCATTGCTTTGCATTATTGCAAAGTGAAGACCTTCCAAG ATAAAGTTTCTATTCAAAACTGTATGAACTATACCaagataatttttaactatGATGGTGAAGATGCAAccaagttgaaaaaaat AGTTAGCTTAGAAGATGATTTCATTAAGCTGCATCCTAGGAGTTCAATTGAAGGTCTAAAAGATTTTAAGCAG GAAAGTACTTTTGTAGTAAAAGCTACTATCAAACATGTGCTAGATCATGATGATTGGTGGTATACAGCATGTATCTGCAACAAAGTAGTTTATCTTGattccaaaatgtttttttgtgaaaagtgTAACAAGCATGTCATTAAGGTTACACCTAg gtATAAACTGAAACTTTGTGTAATTGATGCTACGGATTCTACAACTTTTGTTGTATTGGATCGTGATGCAAGTGCAATGTTGAAGAAATCATGCTTTGGCATTCTTGACTTGCAAGACAAGGTTAAGTTTTTAATCTAA